A single Rubrivivax gelatinosus IL144 DNA region contains:
- a CDS encoding acetyl-CoA C-acetyltransferase encodes MAEAFIVAALRTPCGRRNGRLSGWHPADLAAQVIDALVARCGVDPAAVDDVILGCVGQVGEQAANVARNAVLASSLPESVPGTTVDRQCGSSQQALHFAAQAVMSGTMDCVIAGGVESMSRVPMGLPMELPRQAGYGHYVSPAIAARYPGAEFSQFTGAELLATQYGLAKPALDAWALQSHQRAAAATRDGAFAAEILPLAVRRADGCGEAEPLAADEGIRADASAQSIAGVRLLREGGTVTAANASQIADGASGVLVVNERGLRALGLAPLARIHTMTVIGHDPVVMLEAPIPATAAALARAGLALDDIDCFEVNEAFASVPLAWLQATGADPARLNVHGGAIALGHPLGASGTRLMATLVHALRRRRGRWGLQTMCEGGGLANVTIVERV; translated from the coding sequence ATGGCCGAAGCCTTCATCGTCGCCGCGCTGCGCACCCCCTGCGGGCGCCGCAACGGCCGTTTGAGCGGCTGGCATCCGGCCGACCTGGCGGCGCAGGTCATCGACGCGCTGGTCGCACGCTGCGGCGTCGACCCGGCGGCAGTGGACGACGTGATCCTCGGCTGCGTCGGCCAGGTCGGCGAGCAGGCGGCCAACGTCGCGCGCAACGCGGTGCTGGCTTCGTCGCTGCCCGAGTCGGTGCCGGGCACGACGGTCGACCGCCAGTGCGGCTCGTCGCAGCAGGCGCTGCATTTCGCCGCCCAGGCGGTGATGTCGGGCACGATGGACTGCGTCATCGCCGGCGGCGTCGAGAGCATGTCGCGCGTGCCGATGGGCTTGCCAATGGAACTGCCGCGCCAGGCCGGTTACGGCCACTACGTCAGCCCGGCGATCGCCGCGCGTTACCCGGGCGCCGAGTTCAGCCAGTTCACCGGCGCCGAGTTGCTGGCCACCCAGTACGGCCTGGCCAAGCCGGCGCTGGACGCCTGGGCGCTGCAGAGCCACCAGCGCGCCGCGGCCGCGACCCGCGACGGCGCTTTCGCCGCCGAGATCCTGCCGCTGGCCGTGCGCCGTGCTGACGGCTGCGGCGAAGCCGAGCCGCTGGCCGCCGACGAAGGCATCCGCGCCGACGCCAGCGCCCAGAGCATCGCCGGCGTTCGCCTGCTGCGCGAAGGCGGCACGGTCACCGCCGCCAACGCCAGCCAGATCGCCGACGGCGCCAGCGGCGTGCTGGTCGTCAACGAACGTGGCCTGCGCGCGCTGGGCCTGGCGCCGCTGGCGCGCATCCACACGATGACGGTCATCGGCCACGACCCGGTGGTCATGCTGGAGGCGCCGATCCCGGCCACCGCCGCGGCGCTGGCGCGTGCCGGGCTGGCGCTGGACGACATCGACTGCTTCGAGGTCAACGAGGCCTTCGCCTCGGTGCCGCTGGCCTGGCTGCAGGCCACCGGCGCCGACCCGGCGCGGCTCAACGTGCACGGCGGCGCGATCGCGCTCGGCCACCCGCTGGGCGCCTCGGGCACGCGGCTGATGGCGACGCTGGTGCACGCGCTGCGCCGCCGCCGCGGCCGCTGGGGGCTGCAGACGATGTGCGAAGGCGGCGGTCTGGCCAACGTCAC